In one Carassius carassius chromosome 12, fCarCar2.1, whole genome shotgun sequence genomic region, the following are encoded:
- the LOC132155065 gene encoding uncharacterized protein LOC132155065, translating into METNQLSEMADLTDCKMNPWCTEDQRCQFTEEVNECFAIYLPECLDTKQSHPHEDLDGQENKAIINECDSSGESDGSKDSQEGIMVKVNEQDEPDARESLAFESHEEPLVNDTPEEEMEINNFEDTQEEKPDEPEERLEAQEESVLEQQMNELVISEVPTESCPDMDGEDLSDCLLVEMAIISSDSDAEEQWRSLGPSTVDKEEIEENGDLLRMDEAEVNSEDQARQEGNEVIESNAELEDEALALNINKSEILEQPECSTECELQDISLDSSAHYCSLTKIAEDEEELGKTSKHNLQRLSCSTSELDKKLPKDFCVVQEIKSENVSTEHLDFRMARKQWQKMEEQTKGLVHRPAIRQASCQGGHSLMYKPVRNIDRPRREPDTENLGLGDYQYTQFSPCSEDSGLDDTSYRSPYDEPETPVEREIREALEREEIFRRERAMAKMSAGDTIQIKPKPVVLHHSRSGEKSLMFDSPEDRCRSQRPPSARTPTLSITASSGRSPTYHEMTANNVIILEPDSYPSSPQSQRKGGMLSPGTSSFQEWPSNMNNVIILETSNLIIRSASEFCLSIACQETQESTFQNNPFFKLRSHSTQSLVDQEIKLVRQREEELRRERAQLYVKERYDTILVSPSQLQNFTYEKTGEVPAKSKSSPSSPSMARKMDRSTFSCDHKFPDAPYLRVRRKSALAQRWEAGIFANHQQQD; encoded by the exons ATGGAGACCAACCAGCTTTCAGAAATGGCTGATCTAACAGACTGTAAAATGAATCCTTGGTGTACAGAGGACCAGAGATGTCAATTCACTGAGGAGGTGAATGAATGTTTTGCCATATATTTGCCAGAGTGCCTGGATACCAAACAGAGCCACCCCCATGAAGATCTGGATGGGCAAGAAAACAAAGCCATAATTAATGAATGTGATAGCTCAGGTGAGTCTGATGGAAGCAAAGACTCTCAAGAAGGCATTATGGTGAAGGTCAATGAACAAGATGAACCAGATGCCAGAGAATCTTTGGCCTTTGAGTCTCATGAAGAGCCTCTTGTGAATGACACACCAGAAGAAGAAATGGAAATCAACAATTTCGAGGATACACAAGAGGAAAAACCCGATGAACCTGAGGAGAGGCTGGAAGCACAAGAAGAATCTGTGCTGGAGCAGCAAATGAATGAGTTGGTGATTTCTGAAGTCCCGACTGAATCTTGTCCAGATATGGATGGAGAGGACCTAAGTGATTGTCTGCTAGTAGAGATGGCCATCATTTCGTCAGACAGTGATGCTGAAGAGCAGTGGAGGTCTTTAGGTCCATCAACTGTAGATAAAGAAGAGATTGAGGAGAACGGTGATCTCTTGAGGATGGATGAAGCAGAGGTAAACTCAGAAGACCAAGCAAGGCAGGAAGGCAATGAAGTGATTGAGAGCAATGCTGAACTTGAAGATGAAGCTCTGGCTTTGAACATTAATAAAAGTGAGATTCTAGAACAACCAGAGTGTTCCACTGAATGTGAGCTACAAGATATTTCTTTGGACTCCTCTGCCCATTACTGCAGTTTAACCAAGATTGCAGAGGATGAGGAAGAGCTTGGTAAAACCTCAAAGCATAACCTTCAGCGTCTGTCCTGTTCAACTTCAGAGCTTGACAAAAAGTTGCCAAAAGACTTCTGCGTGGTTCAGGAAATAAAGAGTGAGAATGTCAGCACGGAGCATCTGGATTTTAGGATGGCTCGCAAGCAGTGGCAGAAGATGGAAGAGCAAACAAAAGGTCTGGTGCACCGGCCAGCGATAAGGCAGGCATCTTGCCAGGGTGGACACAGCTTAATGTACAAGCCTGTTCGCAACATTGATCGCCCCAGAAGAGAACCTGACACAGAGAATCTTGGTCTCGGTGATTACCAATACACTCAATTCAGCCCCTGTTCAGAGGACTCTGGTCTAGATGACACAAGCTATAGGTCTCCCTATGATGAGCCAGAAACTCCAGTGGAGAGGGAGATTCGTGAAGCTCTCGAACGAGAAGAGATTTTCAGACGAGAGAGGGCAATGGCAAAGATGTCTGCTGGCGACACTATCCAAATTAAACCCAAGCCTGTCGTTCTTCACCACAGCAGATCTGGGGAGAAAAGTCTGATGTTTGACTCACCGGAGGACAGATGCAGATCTCAGAGACCTCCCAGTGCAAGAACTCCAACTTTGTCCATCACAGCTTCATCTGGAAGAAGTCCTACATACCATGAAATGACCGCCAACAATGTCATAATACTTGAGCCGGATTCGTACCCTAGCAGCCCACAAAGCCAAAGAAAAGGTGGGATGCTTTCTCCTGGGACGAGCAGTTTTCAAGAATGGCCATCCAACATGAACAATGTCATTATCCTGGAGACATCGAATCTCATCATCCGAAGTGCCTCGGAATTCTGCCTGAGCATTGCATGTCAAGAGACACAAGAGAGCACCTTTCAGAACAATCCCTTTTTCAAACTGCGCTCCCACAGCACCCAGTCTCTGGTGGATCAGGAGATCAAGTTGGTGAGGCAAAGAGAAGAGGAGCTTAGAAGGGAGAGAGCACAACTATATGTAAAGGAGAGATATGACACCATCCTCGTGTCCCCCAGCCAACTGCAGAATTTCACTTATGAGAAAACAG GAGAGGTGCCAGCAAAATCTAAGTCATCCCCCTCCTCTCCATCTATGGCACGCAAAATGGATCGCTCAACTTTCTCCTGCGACCACAAG TTCCCTGATGCACCTTACCTTCGAGTCAGACGGAAAAGTGCACTGGCCCAGAGGTGGGAAGCAGGTATCTTCGCCAATCATCAGCAACAAGACTGA
- the LOC132155066 gene encoding palmdelphin-like isoform X2: MEEAELLKERLQAITNKKKIQEEIAHKRLEIDREKLKLQHVKKRSMRDLWLMDGMNSSNAQETQKALEDVQQTKHLKSSIHRIEKEIEALEREEMNISTNEGLILNRLKAIEKSPEDIIKAANADFMSEPIYIQSTIPNMLKPSTPLLKQRKKQNLETEAKTDQTKPALFAMEINVQKDLRTGESQVLSTSTISPQELQQKGIKVYDDGRKSVYALRTDGHQPGANGVDELSPVEVEELLRQASEKKKRSNQVQMDPSYHYNLSHELQSATENRENHESNGYQDPYSVDLSTWPELVYNDGMCYPDDAGHRLPLLPMPNYNDRPDEYYHNSHELHRGERYAHGPFYNQRENHKGMQHLDYDNKKHSQCSAYSEDSKLSVLNSIPSDEPVTMIFMGYQNAEDDSQSYEGSVRAELVIIGDGEDEASKSFNPHENCNANNAFPYSAGRKGKRDSTENPSATALQIQMEKLGQTA, encoded by the exons ATGGAAGAAGCAGAACTCTTAAAGGAACGCCTTCAAGCTATTACG aataagaaaaaaatccaAGAAGAAATTGCCCACAAACGGCTTGAAATTGACAGAGAGAAACTAAAGCTTCAACATGTCAAG aaaaggtccatgagagatCTGTGGCTCATGGATGGGATGAACAGCAGTAATGCACAGGAAACACAAAAAGCTCTTGAAGATGTACAACAAACGAAACACCTCAAGAGCAGCATACATCG GATAGAGAAAGAGATTGAAGCATTGGAGAGAGAGGAAATGAACATCTCAACAAATGAAGGGCTGATTCTAAATAGGCTAAAAGCCATTGAAAAGTCTCCAGAGGATATCATTAAG GCAGCGAATGCAGATTTCATGTCAG AGCCGATCTATATTCAATCAACAATTCCAAATATGCTAAAGCCCAGCACACCACTATTAAAGCAGAGGAAAAAACAAAATCTGGAAACTGAAGCAAAAACTGACCAAACCAAACCTG CTTTGTTCGCCATGGAAATTAACGTTCAGAAGGACTTGCGCACAGGTGAAAGCCAAGTTCTCTCCACCTCCACCATTTCTCCCCAAGAGCTCCAGCAGAAAGGCATCAAAGTCTACGATGATGGCCGGAAGTCCGTCTACGCCCTGCGTACAGACGGCCACCAGCCTGGTGCGAATGGAGTGGATGAACTTAGTCCTGTGGAGGTCGAAGAGCTGCTGAGGCAGGCCTCTGAGAAAAAGAAGAGGTCCAATCAGGTTCAGATGGACCCTTCATATCATTACAACCTCTCCCATGAATTACAATCAGCCACTGAAAACAGGGAGAACCATGAATCTAACGGATACCAAGATCCCTATAGCGTTGACTTATCGACATGGCCTGAGCTTGTGTACAATGATGGCATGTGCTATCCAGATGACGCGGGTCACAGACTTCCTCTCCTGCCAATGCCTAATTACAATGACAGACCAGACGAATACTATCACAACAGCCATGAGCTACACAGAGGGGAAAGATATGCACATGGACCGTTTTACAACCAAAGAGAGAACCACAAGGGAATGCAACATTTGGATTATGACAACAAAAAACACAGCCAGTGTTCAGCCTACTCGGAGGACTCCAAACTCAGCGTACTGAACTCCATACCATCAGACGAGCCTGTCACCATGATCTTCATGGGCTACCAGAATGCTGAAGATGACAGCCAGAGCTATGAAGGCTCAGTTCGGGCAGAGTTGGTGATTATTGGAGATGGTGAAGATGAAGCGAGCAAGAGCTTCAACCCCCATGAGAACTGCAATGCCAACAACGCCTTTCCCTACTCTGCTGGACGAAAGGGCAAAAGAGACAGCACGGAAAACCCGTCAGCTACAG CATTACAGATACAGATGGAGAAACTGGGCCAAACCGCATGA
- the LOC132155066 gene encoding palmdelphin-like isoform X1, which produces MEEAELLKERLQAITNKKKIQEEIAHKRLEIDREKLKLQHVKKRSMRDLWLMDGMNSSNAQETQKALEDVQQTKHLKSSIHRIEKEIEALEREEMNISTNEGLILNRLKAIEKSPEDIIKAANADFMSEPIYIQSTIPNMLKPSTPLLKQRKKQNLETEAKTDQTKPALFAMEINVQKDLRTGESQVLSTSTISPQELQQKGIKVYDDGRKSVYALRTDGHQPGANGVDELSPVEVEELLRQASEKKKRSNQVQMDPSYHYNLSHELQSATENRENHESNGYQDPYSVDLSTWPELVYNDGMCYPDDAGHRLPLLPMPNYNDRPDEYYHNSHELHRGERYAHGPFYNQRENHKGMQHLDYDNKKHSQCSAYSEDSKLSVLNSIPSDEPVTMIFMGYQNAEDDSQSYEGSVRAELVIIGDGEDEASKSFNPHENCNANNAFPYSAGRKGKRDSTENPSATGTPKIKKVKRRHKHCCVLM; this is translated from the exons ATGGAAGAAGCAGAACTCTTAAAGGAACGCCTTCAAGCTATTACG aataagaaaaaaatccaAGAAGAAATTGCCCACAAACGGCTTGAAATTGACAGAGAGAAACTAAAGCTTCAACATGTCAAG aaaaggtccatgagagatCTGTGGCTCATGGATGGGATGAACAGCAGTAATGCACAGGAAACACAAAAAGCTCTTGAAGATGTACAACAAACGAAACACCTCAAGAGCAGCATACATCG GATAGAGAAAGAGATTGAAGCATTGGAGAGAGAGGAAATGAACATCTCAACAAATGAAGGGCTGATTCTAAATAGGCTAAAAGCCATTGAAAAGTCTCCAGAGGATATCATTAAG GCAGCGAATGCAGATTTCATGTCAG AGCCGATCTATATTCAATCAACAATTCCAAATATGCTAAAGCCCAGCACACCACTATTAAAGCAGAGGAAAAAACAAAATCTGGAAACTGAAGCAAAAACTGACCAAACCAAACCTG CTTTGTTCGCCATGGAAATTAACGTTCAGAAGGACTTGCGCACAGGTGAAAGCCAAGTTCTCTCCACCTCCACCATTTCTCCCCAAGAGCTCCAGCAGAAAGGCATCAAAGTCTACGATGATGGCCGGAAGTCCGTCTACGCCCTGCGTACAGACGGCCACCAGCCTGGTGCGAATGGAGTGGATGAACTTAGTCCTGTGGAGGTCGAAGAGCTGCTGAGGCAGGCCTCTGAGAAAAAGAAGAGGTCCAATCAGGTTCAGATGGACCCTTCATATCATTACAACCTCTCCCATGAATTACAATCAGCCACTGAAAACAGGGAGAACCATGAATCTAACGGATACCAAGATCCCTATAGCGTTGACTTATCGACATGGCCTGAGCTTGTGTACAATGATGGCATGTGCTATCCAGATGACGCGGGTCACAGACTTCCTCTCCTGCCAATGCCTAATTACAATGACAGACCAGACGAATACTATCACAACAGCCATGAGCTACACAGAGGGGAAAGATATGCACATGGACCGTTTTACAACCAAAGAGAGAACCACAAGGGAATGCAACATTTGGATTATGACAACAAAAAACACAGCCAGTGTTCAGCCTACTCGGAGGACTCCAAACTCAGCGTACTGAACTCCATACCATCAGACGAGCCTGTCACCATGATCTTCATGGGCTACCAGAATGCTGAAGATGACAGCCAGAGCTATGAAGGCTCAGTTCGGGCAGAGTTGGTGATTATTGGAGATGGTGAAGATGAAGCGAGCAAGAGCTTCAACCCCCATGAGAACTGCAATGCCAACAACGCCTTTCCCTACTCTGCTGGACGAAAGGGCAAAAGAGACAGCACGGAAAACCCGTCAGCTACAGGTACCCCAAAGATCAAAAAGGTCAAAAGGAGACACAAGCACTGCTGTGTGTTGATGTAG